A part of Hirundo rustica isolate bHirRus1 unplaced genomic scaffold, bHirRus1.pri.v3 scaffold_86_arrow_ctg1, whole genome shotgun sequence genomic DNA contains:
- the LOC120748190 gene encoding zinc finger protein 70-like encodes METREDKSLYQNLMEEAVLSSSIAQETNREKKRRISDRRKDSKPISGCNKEERPTLCQEGGQNFSQSNTPAQHQIIHTGESPYECPECGKKFQRSSNLLVHQQIHTKKRPFHCPSCTKDFKHNSTLIIHQHIHTGEMPYKCAECRKGFHQSFQLIIHQMIHNGKRPYQCGECRMSFSISSHLIQTWGSKPGNGPTHIPLLGKSLSRSSHLSRHQQRHR; translated from the coding sequence atggagacaagggaggacaaatccctgTATCAGAACCTCATGGAAGAAGCCGTTTTGAGCAGCTCCATAGCACAGGAAACCAACAGGGAGAAAAAGCGACGGATATCTGACAGGAGGAAGGACTCCAAACCCATCTCAGGGTGCAACAaggaggaaagacccaccctgtgccaagAAGGTGGACAGAACTTCAGCCAGAGCAACACCCCTGCCCAGCACCAGatcatccacactggggagtCACCCTATGAGTGTCCCGAGTGTGGAAAGAAGTTTCAGAGAAGCTCCAATCTCCTCGTGCACCAGCAGATTCACACAAAGAAGaggcccttccactgccccagctgCACGAAGGACTTCAAGCACAACTCTACCCTCATCATTCACCAGcacatccacactggggaaatgCCCTACAAATGTGCAgaatgcaggaagggcttccaCCAGAGTTTCCAACTgatcatccaccaaatgatccacaATGGGAAGAGGCCCTACCAGTGTGGGGAATGTAGGATGAGCTTCAGCATAAGCTCCCACCTGATCCAAACCTGGGGATCCAAACCAGGGAATGGCCCTACACATATCCCGCTTCTAGGGAAGAGCTTGTCCAGGAGCTCTCACTTGAGCAGACACCAACAGAGACACCGTTAA